The Solanum lycopersicum chromosome 9, SLM_r2.1 genome window below encodes:
- the LOC101245201 gene encoding large ribosomal subunit protein uL14, with product MSKRGRGGSAGNKFRMSLGLPVAATVNCADNTGAKNLYIISVKGIKGRLNRLPSACVGDMVMATVKKGKPDLRKKVMPAVIVRQRKPWRRKDGVFMYFEDNAGVIVNPKGEMKGSAITGPIGKECADLWPRIASAANAIV from the exons ATGTCGAAACGAG GACGAGGAGGTTCCGCCGGGAACAAGTTCAGAATGTCACTGGGTCTGCCGGTGGCGGCGACGGTGAACTGCGCCGATAACACTGGTGCTAAGAACCTGTACATCATTTCCGTGAAAGGGATCAAGGGAAGGCTTAACAGGTTGCCTTCAGCTTGTGTTGGAGATATGGTGATGGCTACTGTGAAGAAGGGTAAGCCAGATCTCAGGAAGAAGGTTATGCCTGCTGTCATTGTTCGTCAACGCAAGCCATGGCGCCGAAAGGACGGTGTTTTCATGTACTTTGAAG ATAATGCTGGTGTGATTGTGAACCCCAAGGGAGAAATGAAAG GGTCTGCCATCACTGGCCCAATTGGTAAAGAATGTGCTGATCTATGGCCTAGGATTGCATCTGCTGCCAATGCTATTGTGTAG
- the LOC101244708 gene encoding protein FLUORESCENT IN BLUE LIGHT, chloroplastic-like isoform 1 (isoform 1 is encoded by transcript variant 1) — translation MQSAKAKGKTQNLILRPHRKIIKAKAIFKKMMMKQQWLLSQSQFLYDPFKSGHVKCIFLESGQFSSKWGKALPQKLFYRHTKKGARCIHIDFEDILQFRHPAAALIVTNALMMTTPLDALAQTCEADTSVSNMPLLLLVALVGATVGGLLARQRKAELQRLNEQLRQINTALRRQANIESYAPTLSYAPVGGKISVSEVIIDPKKEELISHLKSGKNFLRNQALEKAFLEFKTALKLAQDLKDPIEEKKAARGLGASLQRQGKYKEAIEYHSMVLDISGRNGEESGSTEAYGAIADCYTELGDIERAAKYYDKYIARLQSD, via the exons ATGCAATCGGCAAAAGCAAAAGGGAAAACGCAAAATCTTATCCTCAGACCacatagaaaaatcatcaaagcTAAAGCAATtttcaagaagatgatgatgaaacAACAATGGCTTCTTTCACAGAGTCAATTTCTATATGATCCTTTCAAATCTGGTCATGTCAAATGTATTTTCTTGGAGTCTGGGCAGTTCAGTAGTAAATGGGGAAAAGCTCTACCGCAGAAGCTTTTCTACAGACATACCAAGAAAGGTGCAAGATGCATCCATATTGATTTCGAG GATATTTTGCAGTTCAGACACCCTGCAGCAGCATTAATCGTGACTAATGCATTGATGATGACCACACCTTTAGACGCCTTGGCTCAAACATGTGAAGCCGATACTTCTGTTTCCAATATGCCATTATTACTTCTTGTTGCCCTTGTTGGGGCCACCGTGGGAG GACTACTTGCACGTCAGAGAAAAGCGGAACTGCAGCGGTTAAATGAGCAGCTCCGCCAGATTAATACAGCGCTTAGAAGGCAAGCCAATATAGAGTCCTATGCACCTACCTTAAGTTATGCTCCTGTTGGTGGTAAGATTTCAGTAAGTGAAGTGATTATTGATCCAAAAAAGGAGGAATTAATTTCTCACTTGAAAAGTGGGAAGAATTTTCTGAGAAATCAAGCTCTAGAAAAGGCTTTTTTGGAGTTTAAAACAGCTCTTAAGCTTGCACAGGACCTAAAAGACCCTATAGAGGAAAAGAAGGCAGCGAGGGGCTTAG GGGCATCGTTACAAAGGCAGGGCAAGTACAAGGAAGCGATTGAATACCACTCTATGGTTCTTGATATCTCGGGAAGAAATGGGGAGGAGTCTGGCAGCACAGAAGCTTATGGAGCAATAGCTGATTGCTATACCGAGCTTGGAGACATAGAACGAGCTGCAAAATACTATGACAAATACATTGCAAGGCTACAGAGTGACTAA
- the LOC101244708 gene encoding protein FLUORESCENT IN BLUE LIGHT, chloroplastic-like isoform 2 (isoform 2 is encoded by transcript variant 2), whose protein sequence is MQSAKAKGKTQNLILRPHRKIIKAKAIFKKMMMKQQWLLSQSQFLYDPFKSGHVKCIFLESGQFSSKWGKALPQKLFYRHTKKGARCIHIDFEFRHPAAALIVTNALMMTTPLDALAQTCEADTSVSNMPLLLLVALVGATVGGLLARQRKAELQRLNEQLRQINTALRRQANIESYAPTLSYAPVGGKISVSEVIIDPKKEELISHLKSGKNFLRNQALEKAFLEFKTALKLAQDLKDPIEEKKAARGLGASLQRQGKYKEAIEYHSMVLDISGRNGEESGSTEAYGAIADCYTELGDIERAAKYYDKYIARLQSD, encoded by the exons ATGCAATCGGCAAAAGCAAAAGGGAAAACGCAAAATCTTATCCTCAGACCacatagaaaaatcatcaaagcTAAAGCAATtttcaagaagatgatgatgaaacAACAATGGCTTCTTTCACAGAGTCAATTTCTATATGATCCTTTCAAATCTGGTCATGTCAAATGTATTTTCTTGGAGTCTGGGCAGTTCAGTAGTAAATGGGGAAAAGCTCTACCGCAGAAGCTTTTCTACAGACATACCAAGAAAGGTGCAAGATGCATCCATATTGATTTCGAG TTCAGACACCCTGCAGCAGCATTAATCGTGACTAATGCATTGATGATGACCACACCTTTAGACGCCTTGGCTCAAACATGTGAAGCCGATACTTCTGTTTCCAATATGCCATTATTACTTCTTGTTGCCCTTGTTGGGGCCACCGTGGGAG GACTACTTGCACGTCAGAGAAAAGCGGAACTGCAGCGGTTAAATGAGCAGCTCCGCCAGATTAATACAGCGCTTAGAAGGCAAGCCAATATAGAGTCCTATGCACCTACCTTAAGTTATGCTCCTGTTGGTGGTAAGATTTCAGTAAGTGAAGTGATTATTGATCCAAAAAAGGAGGAATTAATTTCTCACTTGAAAAGTGGGAAGAATTTTCTGAGAAATCAAGCTCTAGAAAAGGCTTTTTTGGAGTTTAAAACAGCTCTTAAGCTTGCACAGGACCTAAAAGACCCTATAGAGGAAAAGAAGGCAGCGAGGGGCTTAG GGGCATCGTTACAAAGGCAGGGCAAGTACAAGGAAGCGATTGAATACCACTCTATGGTTCTTGATATCTCGGGAAGAAATGGGGAGGAGTCTGGCAGCACAGAAGCTTATGGAGCAATAGCTGATTGCTATACCGAGCTTGGAGACATAGAACGAGCTGCAAAATACTATGACAAATACATTGCAAGGCTACAGAGTGACTAA